The Micromonospora sp. M71_S20 genome has a window encoding:
- a CDS encoding ABC transporter ATP-binding protein — translation MPVIEVDHLQKRYGEKIAVDDVSFTVEQGEIFGVLGPNGAGKTTTVECVQGLRRADGGTIRVLGLDPIRDRTEVRQRVGAQLQESQLPDKVRVWEALDLYRSFYRNRADIDELLTDLGLAEQRNTYFQKLSGGQKQRLSVALALVGRPEVAILDELTTGLDPQGRRDTWDLVERIRDRGVTVVLVTHFMEEAQRLCDRLAIIDKGRVVAIDSPAGLLTRVGSEHRVHFRPAEPVEDALLLAAPDVTGVSRHGDEVTVTGTKDVLQSVMSVLNGRGIEYTALRVEQPTLDDAFVSLTGRSGRTAAQSPTDGRSS, via the coding sequence ATGCCGGTCATCGAAGTCGATCATCTGCAGAAACGGTACGGCGAGAAGATCGCGGTCGACGACGTCTCCTTCACCGTGGAACAGGGCGAGATCTTCGGCGTGCTCGGCCCGAACGGGGCCGGCAAGACCACCACGGTCGAGTGCGTGCAGGGGTTGCGTCGTGCCGACGGCGGCACCATCCGGGTGCTCGGGCTCGACCCGATCCGCGACCGCACCGAGGTACGGCAGCGCGTCGGCGCCCAGCTCCAGGAGAGCCAGCTGCCGGACAAGGTGCGGGTATGGGAGGCGCTGGACCTGTACCGGTCCTTCTACCGCAACCGCGCCGACATCGACGAGCTGCTGACCGACCTCGGCCTGGCCGAGCAGCGCAACACCTACTTCCAGAAGCTCTCCGGCGGGCAGAAGCAGCGGTTGTCGGTGGCGCTGGCACTGGTCGGCAGGCCGGAGGTCGCCATCCTCGACGAGCTGACCACCGGCCTCGACCCGCAGGGTCGCCGGGACACCTGGGACCTGGTCGAGCGGATCCGCGACCGGGGCGTCACCGTCGTGCTGGTCACCCACTTCATGGAGGAGGCGCAACGCCTCTGCGACCGGCTCGCGATCATCGACAAGGGGCGGGTGGTGGCCATCGACAGCCCCGCCGGCCTGCTCACCCGGGTCGGCAGCGAGCACCGGGTGCACTTCCGTCCCGCCGAGCCGGTCGAGGACGCCCTGCTGCTCGCGGCGCCCGACGTGACGGGGGTGTCCCGCCACGGCGACGAGGTGACGGTGACCGGCACGAAGGACGTGCTCCAGTCGGTCATGTCCGTGCTCAACGGGCGCGGGATCGAGTACACGGCGCTCCGCGTCGAGCAGCCCACCCTCGACGACGCGTTCGTCTCCCTCACCGGCCGTTCGGGCCGGACCGCCGCGCAGTCCCCGACCGACGGGAGGTCGTCGTGA
- a CDS encoding acyl-CoA synthetase: MPLLSWLARGTDERPDAIRVDDRAVSWVELRRLAAAVADELRGVDRVAIEATATLETVVGVVGALTAGAAVVPVPPDAGPMERDHILRDSGSTALLVPAGAEHTAAGAGRAVVPVDLTRRSDTVHPEPDPARTAVILYTSGTTGAPKGAVISRRAVAACLDGLADAWAWTPDDLLVHGLPLFHVHGLVLGVLGPLRLGSRLHHVGRPRPERYAAANGSMYFGVPTVWSRIAADPDAARALRPARLLVSGSAALPAAVFADLATLTGHRPVERYGMTETLITVSARADGPRRPGTVGLPLPGVRTRLADENGATLPADGAAMGELQVDGPTLFDGYLNRPDADAASRTPDGWFRTGDVATVDPDGWHRIVGRASTDLIKSGGYRIGAGEVEDALLAHPGVREAAVVGTPHPDLGQQVTAYVVGDGVDGAELIDFVARHLSAHKRPREVRLVDALPRNALGKVQKTRLTAD, translated from the coding sequence ATGCCGCTGCTGAGCTGGCTCGCGAGAGGCACCGACGAGCGTCCGGACGCGATCCGGGTCGACGACCGGGCGGTGTCCTGGGTGGAGCTGCGCCGCCTGGCCGCCGCGGTGGCCGACGAGCTGCGCGGCGTCGACCGGGTGGCGATCGAGGCCACCGCCACCCTGGAGACGGTGGTCGGGGTGGTCGGCGCGCTGACCGCCGGAGCGGCGGTCGTCCCGGTCCCGCCGGACGCCGGGCCGATGGAGCGCGACCACATCCTGCGCGACTCGGGGTCGACGGCGCTGCTGGTCCCGGCCGGCGCGGAGCACACCGCCGCGGGCGCGGGCCGGGCCGTCGTGCCCGTCGACCTGACCCGGCGCTCGGACACCGTCCACCCCGAGCCGGACCCGGCCCGTACGGCGGTGATCCTCTACACCAGCGGCACCACCGGCGCCCCGAAGGGCGCCGTGATCTCCCGCCGTGCGGTCGCCGCCTGCCTGGACGGCCTCGCCGACGCCTGGGCGTGGACGCCGGACGACCTGCTGGTGCACGGCCTGCCGCTGTTCCACGTGCACGGGCTGGTGCTCGGCGTGCTCGGGCCGCTGCGGCTGGGCAGCCGGCTGCACCACGTGGGCCGGCCGCGACCCGAGCGCTACGCCGCCGCCAACGGCTCGATGTACTTCGGCGTGCCGACCGTGTGGTCCCGGATCGCCGCCGACCCGGACGCGGCACGGGCGCTGCGGCCGGCGCGGCTGCTCGTCTCGGGCAGCGCGGCGCTGCCGGCGGCGGTCTTCGCGGACCTCGCCACCCTCACCGGCCACCGACCCGTCGAGCGGTACGGGATGACCGAGACCCTGATCACGGTGAGTGCCCGGGCGGACGGCCCGCGCCGGCCGGGCACCGTCGGGCTGCCGCTGCCCGGGGTGCGTACGCGGCTGGCCGACGAGAACGGCGCCACGCTCCCCGCCGACGGCGCGGCGATGGGCGAGCTCCAGGTCGACGGCCCCACCCTGTTCGACGGGTACCTGAACCGACCGGATGCCGACGCGGCGAGCCGCACCCCGGACGGCTGGTTCCGCACCGGGGACGTCGCCACCGTCGACCCGGACGGCTGGCACCGGATCGTCGGCCGGGCGTCCACCGACCTGATCAAGAGCGGTGGCTACCGGATCGGCGCGGGCGAGGTGGAGGACGCCCTGCTGGCGCACCCGGGGGTCCGCGAGGCAGCCGTGGTGGGCACCCCGCACCCCGACCTCGGCCAGCAGGTCACCGCGTACGTGGTGGGCGACGGGGTGGACGGTGCCGAGCTGATCGACTTCGTGGCCCGGCACCTGTCGGCGCACAAGCGGCCCCGCGAGGTACGCCTGGTCGACGCGCTGCCCCGCAACGCCCTCGGCAAGGTGCAGAAGACCAGGCTGACGGCGGACTAG
- a CDS encoding AMP-binding protein gives MTLLPALRGFGADRADAVTVAGGTLSSEALLGCVTAVADRIRGAVAVAVDGTPTLETVVGMLGAVHAGVPLVPLPPDADECERGRILRQSGATVLLGDSRSDTHGLPTVPVDLRQRSSTPHPEPAPGTDAVILYTGGAGGPPRGVRISRRAIAADLDLLADAWRWSEEDVVVQGAPLFRAYGLIVGLLGALRVGSRFVHLDRNAAAGPVGTMYLGLPEQWAKIALNARWARSLSAARILVSADAPLACAVAERLRLLTSHTPVQAYGTTETLIALTGRAGDPTAAGAVGTPLPGVETRVLDREARPVPADGESVGELSICGPTLFSGYVGGGRGSATGHWHATGDLATVAADGSYRIIGRRGLDVVHSRGRRMHAGQIEEALLSHPGVREAAVVGTPHDALGEQVTAYVVAEGLTAQMVIDHVGRYLSAGQRPRRVHFVDELPRSPLGRIRKSLLIAAG, from the coding sequence ATGACACTGCTGCCGGCGCTGCGGGGATTCGGCGCGGACCGGGCCGATGCGGTCACGGTGGCCGGCGGCACGCTCTCCAGCGAGGCCCTGCTCGGCTGCGTCACCGCGGTCGCCGACCGGATCAGGGGCGCGGTCGCGGTCGCGGTTGACGGCACGCCGACCCTGGAGACGGTGGTCGGAATGCTCGGCGCCGTCCACGCGGGCGTCCCGCTCGTACCGCTGCCCCCCGACGCCGACGAGTGCGAACGGGGCCGCATCCTGAGGCAGTCCGGGGCGACGGTGCTCCTCGGCGATAGCCGGTCCGACACCCACGGGCTCCCCACCGTCCCGGTCGACCTGCGCCAGCGCTCCTCGACCCCGCATCCCGAGCCCGCACCGGGCACCGACGCCGTCATCCTCTACACCGGGGGCGCCGGCGGGCCGCCGCGCGGGGTGCGCATCTCGCGCCGCGCCATCGCCGCCGACCTCGACCTGCTGGCCGACGCGTGGCGGTGGAGCGAGGAGGACGTCGTGGTCCAGGGCGCGCCGCTGTTCCGAGCGTACGGCCTCATCGTCGGCCTGCTCGGCGCGCTGCGGGTCGGCAGCCGATTCGTCCACCTCGACCGGAACGCCGCCGCCGGACCGGTCGGCACCATGTACCTGGGGTTGCCCGAACAGTGGGCGAAGATCGCGTTGAACGCCAGGTGGGCCCGGTCGCTGTCGGCGGCGCGGATCCTGGTCTCCGCGGACGCCCCACTGGCCTGCGCCGTGGCCGAACGTCTCCGGCTGCTCACCTCGCACACGCCGGTCCAGGCGTACGGCACCACCGAGACGCTCATCGCGCTGACCGGGCGGGCCGGCGACCCCACGGCCGCCGGTGCCGTCGGCACCCCCCTGCCGGGGGTGGAGACCCGGGTGCTGGACCGCGAGGCCCGACCGGTGCCGGCCGACGGCGAGTCGGTCGGCGAGTTGAGCATCTGCGGGCCGACGCTGTTCAGCGGCTACGTCGGGGGCGGGCGGGGCTCTGCCACCGGTCACTGGCACGCCACCGGCGACCTGGCCACCGTGGCCGCCGACGGCTCGTACCGGATCATCGGGCGGCGCGGGCTCGACGTGGTGCACAGCCGGGGCCGGCGGATGCACGCCGGGCAGATCGAGGAGGCGTTGCTGAGCCATCCCGGGGTCCGGGAGGCCGCCGTCGTCGGCACACCGCACGACGCGCTCGGCGAGCAGGTCACCGCGTACGTCGTCGCCGAGGGGTTGACCGCGCAGATGGTCATCGACCACGTCGGCCGGTACCTCTCGGCGGGTCAACGGCCCCGGCGGGTGCACTTCGTCGACGAGCTGCCGCGCAGCCCGCTCGGCCGGATCAGGAAGTCCCTGCTGATCGCCGCCGGTTGA
- a CDS encoding DUF5988 family protein, which yields MKDVSQADPVTRDAVGVIDAVLEGGPVDLPADLRSRQVARAEEKIKVLHYGGYEHFERGATPPAVDLPVVFRWTGRTRIAE from the coding sequence ATGAAGGACGTTTCGCAAGCTGATCCGGTCACCCGGGACGCGGTCGGCGTCATCGACGCCGTCCTGGAGGGCGGTCCGGTCGATCTGCCGGCCGACCTGCGCAGCCGCCAGGTGGCGCGGGCGGAGGAGAAGATCAAGGTCCTGCACTACGGCGGGTACGAGCACTTCGAACGGGGCGCCACCCCGCCGGCGGTCGACCTTCCGGTGGTCTTCCGCTGGACCGGTCGGACCCGGATCGCCGAGTAG
- a CDS encoding ABC transporter permease, whose protein sequence is MSALSKLIAVETKLFLREPVSLFFVFALPIGLMLVFGLPQRAGTAADTGQHAEQTFLPSLALALTIGMLALFTLPMALGIYRERRVLRRLATTPVQPGLLLVAQVVVNLVMGVLGAVVTAIAVRFLLDQPAPANVPGFVLAFLLGVACLFAVGLLIAALAPSARAAQSIGPALFFPLLFLAGAWLPRDRMPSALAAIADYSPLGATVDTLGAAWAGANPELPQLIALAVTAVVGSAAATRFFRWE, encoded by the coding sequence GTGAGCGCCCTGTCCAAGCTGATCGCCGTCGAGACGAAGCTGTTCCTCCGGGAGCCGGTGTCGTTGTTCTTCGTCTTCGCCCTGCCGATCGGCCTGATGCTCGTCTTCGGGCTGCCGCAGCGCGCCGGCACCGCCGCCGACACCGGCCAGCACGCCGAGCAGACCTTCCTGCCGTCCCTGGCGCTGGCCCTCACCATCGGCATGCTCGCGCTCTTCACCCTGCCGATGGCGCTGGGCATCTACCGGGAACGCCGGGTGCTGCGCCGCCTGGCGACCACCCCGGTGCAGCCCGGCCTCCTGCTGGTGGCCCAGGTGGTGGTCAACCTGGTGATGGGCGTCCTCGGGGCGGTGGTCACCGCGATCGCCGTACGGTTCCTGCTGGACCAGCCGGCGCCGGCCAACGTTCCCGGGTTCGTGCTGGCCTTCCTTCTCGGGGTGGCGTGCCTCTTCGCCGTCGGTCTGCTGATCGCGGCGCTGGCGCCGTCCGCCAGGGCGGCGCAGTCGATCGGCCCCGCGCTGTTCTTCCCGCTGCTCTTCCTGGCGGGTGCGTGGCTGCCCCGCGACCGGATGCCGAGCGCGCTGGCCGCCATCGCCGACTACTCGCCGCTGGGTGCCACGGTGGACACGCTCGGTGCGGCGTGGGCGGGCGCAAATCCGGAGCTGCCGCAGCTGATCGCCCTGGCGGTGACGGCCGTGGTCGGTTCCGCAGCGGCCACCCGGTTCTTCCGCTGGGAGTGA
- a CDS encoding cold-shock protein, whose amino-acid sequence MLTGRVVRFDEVRGYGFIAPDDGSDDVFVHANMLDGDKWALTPGVPVEYEAVGTDRGPKAVLVRVVGAAAGAERTGAAGTAGPSRAAGSLAGGRSRDSGQGAEDDEGLCDVLSERAFCTETTEALVTSVSDLTGAQIVAVRARMLDLARRHGWVEG is encoded by the coding sequence ATGCTCACTGGCAGGGTGGTGCGGTTCGACGAGGTGCGGGGCTACGGGTTCATCGCCCCGGACGACGGCAGCGACGACGTGTTCGTGCACGCGAACATGCTGGACGGCGACAAGTGGGCGCTGACGCCCGGTGTCCCGGTGGAGTACGAGGCGGTGGGGACCGATCGTGGCCCCAAGGCCGTGCTGGTGCGGGTGGTCGGCGCTGCCGCGGGAGCGGAGCGGACCGGCGCGGCCGGCACCGCGGGGCCCTCCCGGGCCGCCGGGTCGCTCGCCGGCGGGCGCAGCAGGGACAGCGGGCAGGGCGCGGAGGACGACGAGGGCCTGTGCGACGTGCTCTCCGAGCGGGCCTTCTGCACGGAGACCACCGAGGCGCTGGTGACCTCCGTGTCGGACCTGACCGGGGCGCAGATCGTGGCGGTGCGCGCCCGGATGCTGGACCTGGCGCGGCGGCACGGCTGGGTGGAGGGCTGA
- a CDS encoding 4'-phosphopantetheinyl transferase gives MIEQILPPAVAVAEAFTDPAGLTLFPEEEALVARAVEKRRREFTTVRHCARTALGELGLAPAPIVSGARGAPVWPAGVVGSMTHCDGYRAAVLGRTTAFATLGVDAEPHAPLPDGVLDAIALPVERERTATLGAARPAVCWDRLLFSAKEAVYKAWFPLTGRWLDFSEADIVIDPAGTFEARLLVPGPVLGGTPVTAFAGRFLVDRGLVATAISIPAVQP, from the coding sequence GTGATCGAGCAGATCCTGCCTCCCGCCGTGGCGGTGGCCGAGGCCTTCACGGACCCCGCCGGCCTGACCCTGTTCCCCGAGGAGGAGGCGCTGGTGGCCCGGGCGGTGGAGAAGCGTCGCCGGGAGTTCACCACCGTGCGGCACTGCGCCCGCACCGCCCTCGGCGAGCTGGGCCTCGCGCCGGCGCCGATCGTCTCCGGCGCCCGCGGCGCCCCGGTCTGGCCGGCCGGGGTGGTCGGCAGCATGACGCACTGCGACGGCTACCGGGCGGCGGTCCTCGGCCGTACGACCGCCTTCGCCACCCTCGGCGTGGACGCCGAGCCGCACGCGCCGCTGCCCGACGGGGTGCTCGACGCGATCGCCCTGCCGGTCGAGCGGGAGCGCACCGCCACGCTGGGCGCGGCCCGCCCCGCCGTCTGCTGGGACCGCCTGCTGTTCAGCGCGAAGGAGGCGGTGTACAAGGCGTGGTTCCCGCTCACCGGCCGGTGGCTGGACTTCTCCGAGGCGGACATCGTGATCGATCCGGCCGGCACCTTCGAGGCCCGGCTGCTGGTGCCCGGGCCGGTCCTCGGCGGGACCCCGGTGACGGCCTTCGCCGGCAGGTTCCTGGTCGACCGGGGACTGGTGGCCACCGCGATCAGCATCCCGGCCGTCCAGCCCTAG
- a CDS encoding glyoxalase/bleomycin resistance/extradiol dioxygenase family protein → MRAQNHRPGPHLTVGDTNEAIAFYTDVFDAVAIERECLLDGRVLHAELAVGGHRLTVSEWYEAGTPSTAEGRDDVLTIERTDPESVLRRAVAAGARVETPADPSRQVTLRDPAGLCWAVVGPQRAA, encoded by the coding sequence ATGAGGGCACAGAACCACCGGCCGGGTCCCCACCTGACGGTCGGCGACACGAACGAGGCCATCGCCTTCTACACGGATGTCTTCGACGCCGTCGCGATCGAGCGGGAGTGCCTGCTCGACGGGCGCGTACTGCACGCGGAACTGGCCGTCGGCGGCCACCGCCTGACCGTCAGCGAGTGGTACGAGGCGGGCACGCCGTCGACGGCCGAGGGCCGCGACGACGTGTTGACCATCGAGCGGACCGACCCCGAGTCGGTGCTGCGGCGGGCGGTGGCCGCCGGTGCCCGCGTGGAGACACCGGCGGATCCGTCGCGTCAGGTGACGCTGCGCGATCCCGCCGGCCTGTGCTGGGCCGTCGTCGGCCCGCAGCGGGCGGCGTAG
- a CDS encoding HAD-IA family hydrolase: MVAEAAAWTAVPGGVRAVVLDLDGVLVDSLAVAREAFALAYAEVVGDGVAPVEEYCRHPGRYLPEVLELMGLPAALAGPFVRESNRLAHRVTPVDGVPELLRTLRERGVGLAVATGRSGVRARDLLGRLDLLPLVDHVVGSDEVRRPKPAPDIVRRALRLLGARPGEALMVGDAPSDLASARAAGVLAVAALWGESDEETLRAAGPDVVLTRLDELLPFCPARR, translated from the coding sequence GTGGTCGCGGAGGCGGCGGCGTGGACGGCGGTACCGGGCGGTGTCCGGGCCGTGGTGCTCGACCTCGACGGGGTGCTGGTCGACAGCCTCGCCGTGGCCAGGGAGGCGTTCGCCCTCGCGTACGCCGAGGTGGTCGGCGACGGCGTCGCCCCGGTCGAGGAGTACTGCCGCCACCCGGGCCGGTACCTGCCGGAGGTGCTGGAGCTGATGGGCCTGCCGGCGGCGCTGGCCGGACCGTTCGTGCGGGAGAGCAACCGCCTCGCGCACCGGGTCACTCCCGTCGACGGGGTGCCGGAGCTCCTCCGCACCCTGCGCGAGCGGGGGGTCGGGCTGGCCGTCGCCACCGGCCGCAGCGGAGTCCGCGCCCGCGACCTGCTCGGCCGGCTCGATCTGCTGCCGCTGGTCGACCACGTGGTGGGCTCGGACGAGGTGCGCCGGCCGAAGCCCGCTCCGGACATCGTGCGGCGGGCGCTGCGGCTGCTCGGGGCTCGCCCCGGTGAGGCGCTGATGGTCGGCGACGCGCCCAGCGACCTGGCCAGCGCGCGGGCGGCGGGGGTGCTGGCGGTGGCCGCGCTGTGGGGCGAGTCCGACGAGGAGACCCTGCGTGCCGCCGGCCCGGACGTCGTCCTGACCCGACTCGACGAGCTGTTGCCGTTCTGCCCGGCCCGTCGGTGA